A region of Massilia sp. KIM DNA encodes the following proteins:
- a CDS encoding alpha-ketoacid dehydrogenase subunit beta, translated as MPMTMIQALRSAMDVMMERDDNVVVYGQDVGYFGGVFRVTDGLQAKYGKSRVFDAPISEGGIVGTAVGMAAYGLRPVVEIQFADYFYPATDQIVSEAARLRYRSAGEFTSSMVIRMPCGGGIYGGQTHSQSPEAFFTHVCGLRTVMPSNPYDAKGLLIASIENDDPVIFLEPKRLYNGPFDGHHDRPVVPWSGHPLGDVPTGYYTVPLDSASVVRPGNEVTVLAYGTMVWVSEAAARETGIDAEVIDLRSLWPLDLDTIVRSVSKTGRCVIVHEATRTSGFGAELAALVQEHCFYHLEAPIQRVAGWDTPYPHAQEWAYFPGPDRVGAALKRAMEG; from the coding sequence ATGCCGATGACCATGATCCAGGCGCTGCGCTCGGCCATGGACGTGATGATGGAGCGCGACGACAACGTGGTGGTGTACGGCCAGGACGTCGGCTATTTCGGCGGCGTGTTCCGCGTCACCGACGGCTTGCAGGCCAAGTACGGCAAGTCGCGCGTGTTCGACGCGCCGATCTCGGAAGGCGGCATCGTGGGCACGGCGGTCGGCATGGCCGCCTACGGCCTGCGGCCGGTGGTCGAGATCCAGTTCGCCGACTATTTTTATCCGGCCACCGACCAGATCGTGTCGGAGGCGGCGCGCCTGCGCTACCGCTCGGCCGGCGAATTCACCTCGTCGATGGTGATCCGCATGCCCTGCGGCGGCGGCATCTACGGCGGCCAGACCCACAGCCAGAGCCCGGAAGCCTTCTTCACCCACGTGTGCGGCCTGCGCACCGTCATGCCCTCCAATCCGTATGACGCCAAGGGCCTCCTGATCGCCTCGATCGAGAACGACGATCCGGTGATCTTCCTCGAGCCCAAGCGCCTCTACAACGGCCCCTTCGACGGCCACCACGACCGTCCGGTGGTGCCCTGGTCCGGCCACCCGCTGGGCGACGTGCCGACCGGTTACTACACGGTGCCGCTCGACTCGGCCTCGGTGGTCCGGCCGGGCAACGAGGTCACGGTGCTGGCCTACGGTACCATGGTCTGGGTGTCGGAAGCCGCCGCGCGCGAGACCGGCATCGACGCCGAGGTGATCGACCTGCGCAGCCTGTGGCCGCTGGACCTCGACACCATCGTGCGCTCGGTCTCCAAGACCGGCCGCTGCGTGATCGTGCACGAAGCCACCCGCACCAGCGGCTTCGGCGCCGAGCTCGCGGCCCTGGTTCAGGAGCACTGCTTCTATCACCTGGAAGCGCCGATCCAGCGCGTCGCGGGTTGGGACACTCCCTATCCGCATGCGCAGGAATGGGCGTATTTCCCAGGGCCGGACCGGGTCGGTGCGGCATTGAAGCGTGCGATGGAGGGTTGA
- a CDS encoding dihydrolipoamide acetyltransferase family protein: MGIHVIKMPDLGEGIAEVEVVAWHVQPGDVVKEDQVLADVMTDKATVEIPSPVKGTVTSLGGSVGQSLAVGAELIRLEVEGAGNLSAEKARQEPVKSAAPEAPAEEVAEPQLEVVAESAAPARAAPPPPAPVRSAPPAGRNIPAPAPAMRAPGEKPLAAPAVRQRAWDLGIELQFVPGTGPAGRIQHADLDNYLAGRGSGMGFGRGDSRYAQRQGEHAAPVIGLRRKIAEKMQEAKRHIPHFTYVEEIDVTELELLRTQLNARYGAERGKLTLLPLLMRAVVLAIRQFPQMNARYDDEANLLTTYEPVHLGIATQTDAGLMVPVVRHAEARDPWSCAAEVLRLAEAARSGKAARDELSGSTITITSLGPLGGIVTTPVINRPEVAIVGVNRIVDRPVVKDGAMVARKMMNLSSSFDHRVIDGMVAAQFVQTIRGYLECPATLFVE, translated from the coding sequence ATGGGCATTCATGTGATCAAGATGCCGGACCTCGGCGAAGGCATCGCGGAAGTCGAAGTGGTGGCCTGGCACGTGCAGCCGGGCGACGTGGTGAAGGAAGACCAGGTGCTGGCCGACGTCATGACCGACAAGGCCACCGTCGAGATCCCCTCGCCGGTGAAGGGCACCGTGACCAGCCTGGGCGGCTCGGTCGGGCAATCGCTGGCCGTTGGCGCGGAACTGATCCGCCTCGAGGTCGAGGGCGCCGGCAACCTGTCGGCCGAGAAGGCGCGCCAGGAGCCGGTGAAGTCGGCCGCGCCAGAAGCGCCGGCCGAGGAAGTGGCCGAACCCCAGCTGGAAGTGGTCGCGGAATCCGCCGCCCCGGCGCGCGCCGCCCCGCCGCCCCCGGCGCCGGTGCGCAGCGCGCCACCGGCCGGCCGCAACATCCCCGCGCCGGCCCCCGCCATGCGCGCGCCTGGCGAGAAGCCCCTGGCCGCGCCGGCCGTGCGCCAGCGCGCCTGGGACCTCGGCATCGAGCTGCAGTTCGTGCCGGGCACCGGGCCGGCGGGCCGCATCCAGCACGCGGACCTGGACAACTACCTGGCCGGCCGCGGCTCCGGCATGGGCTTTGGCCGCGGCGACAGCCGTTACGCCCAGCGCCAGGGCGAGCACGCCGCGCCGGTCATCGGCCTGCGCCGCAAGATCGCGGAGAAGATGCAGGAGGCCAAGCGCCACATCCCGCACTTCACCTATGTCGAGGAGATCGACGTCACCGAGCTGGAGCTGCTGCGCACCCAGCTCAACGCCCGCTATGGCGCCGAGCGCGGCAAGCTGACCCTGCTGCCGCTCCTGATGCGCGCAGTGGTGCTGGCGATCCGCCAGTTCCCGCAAATGAACGCGCGCTACGACGACGAGGCCAACCTGCTCACCACCTACGAGCCGGTCCACCTCGGCATCGCCACCCAGACCGACGCCGGCCTGATGGTGCCGGTGGTGCGCCATGCGGAGGCGCGCGACCCCTGGTCCTGCGCCGCCGAGGTGCTGCGCCTGGCGGAAGCCGCGCGCAGCGGCAAGGCCGCGCGCGACGAACTGAGCGGCTCGACCATCACCATCACCAGCCTCGGTCCGCTGGGCGGCATCGTCACCACGCCGGTGATCAACCGGCCGGAAGTGGCGATCGTGGGCGTCAACCGCATCGTCGACCGCCCGGTGGTCAAGGACGGCGCCATGGTGGCGCGCAAGATGATGAACCTGTCCTCGTCCTTCGACCACCGCGTCATCGACGGCATGGTGGCGGCCCAGTTCGTGCAGACGATCCGCGGCTATCTCGAATGTCCCGCAACGCTTTTCGTGGAATGA
- a CDS encoding porin family protein yields MFKKIAAVAALMIASSSAFAVEPGALYAGVDIGKTKIDDWSDRETSYGAFVGYKFHPNFAAEFGYRRLGDAEAFGADIKVDQASLSLIGSLPLGNNFDLYGRLGYNRLEADAKARGITVSESESRAVYGVGVSYAFTPAISARIEAQKPASEFTNYSAGIVFKF; encoded by the coding sequence ATGTTCAAGAAAATTGCAGCCGTCGCTGCCCTGATGATCGCCTCCTCGTCCGCTTTCGCCGTCGAGCCGGGCGCCCTGTACGCCGGTGTCGACATCGGCAAGACCAAGATCGACGACTGGTCGGACCGTGAAACCAGCTACGGCGCTTTCGTGGGTTACAAGTTCCACCCGAACTTCGCCGCTGAATTCGGCTATCGCCGCCTGGGCGACGCCGAAGCGTTCGGCGCCGACATCAAGGTCGATCAGGCATCGCTGTCGCTGATCGGTTCGCTGCCGCTGGGCAACAACTTCGACCTCTACGGTCGCCTGGGCTACAACCGCCTGGAAGCCGACGCCAAGGCGCGCGGCATCACCGTCAGCGAGTCGGAATCGCGCGCCGTGTACGGCGTGGGCGTGAGCTACGCCTTCACCCCGGCCATCTCGGCGCGTATCGAAGCGCAGAAGCCGGCGAGCGAGTTCACCAACTACAGCGCCGGCATCGTCTTCAAGTTCTAA
- the lpdA gene encoding dihydrolipoyl dehydrogenase, whose translation METLTTSLLIIGGGPGGYVAGIRAGQLNIPTILVEGAQPGGTCLTIGCIPSKALIHAAEEFRKAASYAAQESPLGITAGEARIDLERTVAWKDGIVKRLTGGVGALLKKQGVRVINGWARIVDGKTVEVQVASGADQALVRIRCEHLLLASGSEPVELPFLPFGGPVVSSTEALSPASIPQRMVVVGAGYIGLELGTAYRKLGAQVTVVEAADRILPAYDAELVKPVAASLARLGVETRLGTSVLGMEDGRVKVRDASGVEAWLEADRVLVAVGRRPRTVGWGLESLMLDMDGRAVKVDGQCRTSMRNVWAIGDLTGEPMLAHRAMAQGEMVAEIIAGKWREFVPAAIPAVCYTDPEIVVAGMSPQEAERAGLDAISAVFPFSANGRAMTIESTEGFVRVVARRDNHLILGWQAVGAGVSELAAGFTQSLEMGALLEDVARTIHAHPTLGEAVQEAALRALGHALHI comes from the coding sequence ATGGAGACACTCACTACCAGTTTGCTCATCATCGGCGGCGGCCCCGGCGGCTACGTCGCCGGCATCCGCGCCGGCCAGCTGAACATCCCGACCATCCTGGTCGAGGGGGCGCAGCCGGGCGGCACCTGCCTCACCATCGGCTGCATCCCCTCCAAGGCCCTGATCCACGCGGCCGAGGAATTCCGCAAGGCGGCCAGCTACGCGGCCCAGGAGTCGCCCCTGGGCATCACCGCCGGCGAGGCCAGGATCGACCTGGAACGCACGGTGGCCTGGAAGGACGGCATCGTCAAGCGCCTGACCGGCGGCGTCGGCGCCCTGCTCAAGAAGCAGGGCGTGCGCGTCATCAACGGCTGGGCGCGCATCGTCGACGGCAAGACGGTCGAGGTGCAGGTCGCCAGCGGCGCCGACCAGGCCCTGGTGCGGATCCGCTGCGAGCACCTGCTGCTGGCCAGCGGGTCCGAACCGGTCGAGCTGCCCTTCCTTCCCTTCGGCGGGCCGGTGGTCTCGTCGACCGAGGCGCTGTCGCCGGCGTCCATCCCGCAGCGCATGGTGGTGGTCGGCGCCGGCTACATCGGCCTGGAGCTGGGCACCGCCTACCGCAAGCTCGGGGCCCAGGTGACGGTGGTCGAAGCGGCCGACCGCATCCTGCCGGCCTATGACGCGGAGCTGGTCAAGCCGGTGGCAGCCTCGCTGGCCCGGCTGGGCGTGGAGACCCGCCTGGGCACCTCGGTGCTGGGCATGGAAGACGGCAGGGTCAAGGTGCGCGACGCTTCCGGGGTCGAAGCCTGGCTGGAAGCGGACCGGGTGCTGGTGGCGGTCGGGCGCCGTCCGCGCACCGTCGGCTGGGGCCTGGAGAGCCTGATGCTCGACATGGACGGCCGCGCCGTCAAGGTCGACGGCCAGTGCCGCACCTCGATGCGCAACGTGTGGGCGATCGGAGACCTGACAGGCGAGCCGATGCTGGCCCACCGCGCCATGGCCCAGGGCGAGATGGTGGCCGAGATCATCGCCGGCAAGTGGCGCGAATTCGTCCCGGCCGCGATTCCGGCAGTGTGCTACACCGATCCCGAGATCGTGGTGGCCGGCATGTCGCCGCAGGAGGCCGAGCGCGCCGGGCTGGACGCGATCAGCGCCGTCTTCCCCTTCAGCGCCAACGGCCGCGCCATGACCATCGAGAGCACCGAGGGCTTCGTGCGCGTGGTGGCGCGCCGCGACAATCACCTGATCCTCGGCTGGCAGGCCGTGGGCGCCGGGGTGTCCGAACTGGCGGCCGGCTTCACGCAGTCGCTCGAGATGGGCGCCCTGCTCGAAGACGTGGCGCGCACCATCCACGCCCACCCCACCCTCGGGGAAGCGGTGCAGGAAGCGGCCCTGCGCGCCCTCGGCCACGCGCTGCACATCTGA
- a CDS encoding TetR/AcrR family transcriptional regulator codes for MTTELSPSTRSYRGQSQEQRRADRRARLIAAAIAVYGERGYHNATVKAVCEAAGLTERYFYESFANSEALLIDSFNAVTFSVLGEILRAAEGAGRGRIPRSRAMLHAYFSALQREPRSARVFLVEIRGVSRAVDAAFDAALAAIGREVARMVAPSGAIDDELLQAGVVGGVIQIALRWIGNGYQPDIDKAVDSALRLGTVLSAPSRSLRAQAD; via the coding sequence ATGACAACTGAGTTATCCCCCTCGACCCGGTCCTACCGGGGGCAGTCGCAGGAGCAGCGGCGCGCCGACCGGCGCGCCCGCCTGATCGCTGCCGCCATCGCGGTCTATGGCGAACGCGGCTACCACAACGCGACGGTCAAGGCCGTGTGCGAGGCCGCCGGCCTGACCGAACGCTATTTCTATGAATCCTTCGCCAACAGCGAAGCCCTGCTGATCGACAGTTTCAACGCCGTCACCTTTTCGGTGCTCGGCGAGATCCTGCGCGCGGCCGAGGGCGCGGGACGCGGGCGCATACCCCGCTCGCGCGCCATGCTGCATGCCTACTTCTCGGCGCTGCAGCGCGAGCCGAGGTCGGCGCGGGTGTTCCTGGTCGAGATCCGCGGCGTGAGCCGGGCGGTGGACGCGGCCTTCGATGCGGCGCTGGCCGCCATCGGCCGCGAGGTGGCGCGCATGGTGGCCCCGTCCGGGGCAATCGATGACGAGCTGCTGCAGGCCGGCGTGGTCGGAGGCGTCATCCAGATCGCGCTGCGCTGGATCGGCAATGGCTACCAGCCGGACATCGACAAGGCCGTGGATTCGGCCCTGCGGCTGGGGACGGTGCTGTCGGCGCCTTCGCGCTCCCTGCGGGCCCAGGCCGACTAG